A portion of the Cellulophaga algicola DSM 14237 genome contains these proteins:
- a CDS encoding PepSY domain-containing protein — protein sequence MSPKTKRKKQAKILRIFRKVHRLMGAFLFIFFFIISISGLLLGWKKNSAGLLLAETQKGSSSEFSEWLPLSVLYEKAATVMKDSVDVTTPIVLDRVDIRKDKGVIKFIYEDHYGLQLDGATGNLLEFGKRHSDFIENLHDGSVLDTYFKTSGNPIKLIYTTLMGIALLVFTITGFWLWYGPKRMRKTS from the coding sequence ATGAGTCCTAAAACTAAAAGAAAAAAACAAGCCAAAATATTACGAATATTCAGAAAAGTTCACCGGTTGATGGGAGCTTTCTTATTTATTTTTTTCTTTATTATTTCTATTTCGGGGCTCTTGCTAGGTTGGAAAAAAAATAGCGCAGGCTTGCTTCTTGCGGAAACCCAAAAAGGATCTAGCTCAGAATTCTCTGAATGGTTGCCTTTAAGTGTGCTTTATGAAAAAGCGGCTACAGTGATGAAAGATTCTGTTGATGTAACAACACCAATAGTCTTAGATCGTGTAGACATCCGAAAAGATAAAGGGGTAATTAAGTTTATTTATGAAGACCATTATGGCTTACAGTTAGATGGTGCTACTGGAAATTTATTAGAATTTGGTAAGCGTCATTCAGATTTTATTGAAAATTTGCACGATGGTTCAGTGTTAGATACTTATTTTAAGACCTCTGGCAACCCTATTAAACTTATCTACACTACGTTAATGGGTATTGCCTTATTAGTGTTTACAATAACAGGTTTTTGGCTTTGGTATGGTCCCAAGCGCATGCGGAAGACTTCTTAA
- a CDS encoding OmpA family protein: MKTFPQIVFLFFALNCFVAKGQNLVKNPSFETSYRCPKEFGSLDVDAESWRKPTLGTTDYFNTCSAELPVENNFIGSQLPYDGEAYAGMYLYAPNDYREYITAELETPLEKDKLYKVSFMVSLADDVEFSIKEFDILLSKSTFEMNTSKYLDVRYFSKSAQVNFKRIQSNKYLDNTAEWVEVSTTVMAKGYEHFLTIGNFINNEDTFKQEVKKASRKSAYYFIDMVSVTLIPSYTQNQLYVIEELLFDFDETSIEIDYNQQLSDLVTYLKSNPKLNVYLYGHTDAMGSVKYNDDLSEKRAATVASFLVKSGLSKNRISWKGFGFKKPVVSNEKEDIRFKNRRVEFLVAEPQSNYAKNLYEDQN; the protein is encoded by the coding sequence ATGAAAACGTTCCCCCAAATCGTGTTTTTGTTTTTTGCGCTGAATTGTTTCGTTGCGAAAGGCCAAAATTTAGTAAAAAACCCAAGTTTTGAAACTAGTTATAGGTGTCCAAAAGAATTTGGATCTCTAGATGTTGATGCAGAGAGTTGGAGAAAACCAACTTTAGGTACTACAGATTATTTTAACACCTGTAGTGCAGAACTTCCTGTTGAAAATAACTTTATTGGTTCTCAATTGCCGTATGACGGTGAAGCCTATGCAGGTATGTATTTGTATGCTCCAAATGATTATAGGGAGTATATTACAGCAGAGTTAGAAACGCCCCTAGAAAAAGATAAACTATATAAAGTATCCTTTATGGTGAGTTTGGCAGATGATGTTGAATTTTCTATAAAGGAGTTTGATATTCTATTATCAAAATCAACTTTCGAGATGAATACTTCTAAATATTTAGATGTGAGGTATTTTTCAAAATCAGCACAAGTAAATTTTAAGAGAATTCAATCTAATAAATATTTAGACAATACAGCGGAGTGGGTTGAGGTCTCTACAACAGTTATGGCCAAAGGATATGAACATTTTTTGACCATTGGTAATTTTATAAATAATGAAGACACTTTTAAGCAAGAGGTAAAGAAAGCATCTCGTAAATCTGCTTATTATTTCATTGATATGGTTTCTGTTACATTAATTCCTAGTTATACTCAAAACCAACTTTATGTAATAGAAGAGTTGCTTTTTGATTTTGATGAAACCAGTATTGAAATAGATTATAACCAACAATTAAGTGACTTAGTTACGTATCTAAAAAGCAACCCTAAGCTTAATGTTTATTTATATGGTCATACAGATGCAATGGGTTCCGTGAAATATAATGATGATTTATCTGAAAAAAGAGCAGCGACAGTTGCTAGTTTTTTGGTGAAGTCAGGATTGAGTAAGAATAGAATCTCTTGGAAGGGTTTTGGGTTTAAAAAACCTGTGGTTAGTAATGAAAAAGAAGATATTCGTTTTAAGAATAGAAGGGTAGAGTTTTTAGTAGCCGAGCCACAAAGTAACTATGCTAAGAACTTATATGAAGATCAGAATTAA
- a CDS encoding TonB-dependent receptor — MHKFIKISTLLFLGVFQSITAQEKDKDSIGTQTVTVVKAYKPTVSDAFKIKSVPQINDSIVLKKKPIAYSINSVPVASTFTPAKGKAATVDKVPPPILYDSYASLGFGTYDNALADFYTSRTINRDERLDIGLTHHSSRGKLDSVALKNAFYDTKLTAAYSKGDSDLNWGANLGLQHQLYNWYGVPVGAYSDEVINSIDSKQNYFNAEISGYLNMDNAYLERGEALIRRFWDATKSGENRAMLKGVAQFPIGDENIRIKGKLDYLGGVFKNASLNSTVNTPEINYSLFQVGVGPSIEILRDDLTLNLGVNLVFGLDSENSDSNFYIYPDITASYRVLDETLIAYGGIQGELIQNSYYDFVEENPFVSPTLTVQPTDQKYNAYAGIKGQLLPSLSYNLKASYKTENKKPLYKWNPENTFRNDEKGYYYNNSFDVFYDDVKTLGIFAELNLDIKRNFSLGINAEAYTYSTETDNPAWNLPKVTSSIFIDYQIDKQWYMGATLFYVGEREDLQASVLQNADPVDFPSTIVTLNSYWDTNAHVGYRFNEQLSVFVKANNIANSNYMRWANYPVQGFQLLAGATYKFDF; from the coding sequence ATGCACAAGTTCATAAAAATAAGTACGCTTCTTTTTTTAGGCGTTTTTCAATCTATAACAGCTCAAGAAAAGGATAAAGATAGTATTGGTACACAAACAGTAACGGTTGTAAAAGCCTATAAGCCTACTGTTTCCGATGCTTTTAAGATAAAATCTGTTCCACAAATTAATGATTCTATCGTTTTAAAAAAGAAACCGATAGCCTATAGTATAAATTCTGTTCCAGTTGCTTCTACATTTACTCCTGCAAAAGGTAAAGCGGCGACGGTAGATAAAGTACCGCCACCAATCTTGTATGATTCATATGCATCTTTAGGTTTTGGAACTTATGATAATGCGCTGGCAGATTTTTATACGAGCAGAACTATTAATAGAGATGAACGTTTAGATATTGGTCTAACGCACCATTCTTCTAGAGGTAAATTAGATAGCGTAGCGCTAAAAAATGCTTTTTACGACACTAAATTAACTGCTGCATATTCTAAAGGTGATTCTGATTTAAATTGGGGAGCAAATTTAGGATTACAGCACCAATTATATAATTGGTATGGAGTACCTGTTGGGGCTTATAGTGATGAGGTGATTAATAGTATAGACTCAAAACAGAATTATTTCAATGCAGAAATCTCTGGGTATTTAAATATGGATAATGCTTATTTAGAAAGAGGAGAAGCCTTAATTCGTCGTTTTTGGGACGCTACAAAATCTGGTGAGAATAGAGCAATGTTAAAAGGTGTTGCGCAATTTCCAATCGGAGATGAAAATATTCGTATCAAAGGAAAATTAGATTATTTAGGAGGTGTATTTAAAAATGCTAGTTTAAATAGTACAGTGAACACGCCAGAAATAAACTATAGTTTATTTCAAGTAGGGGTGGGGCCAAGTATAGAAATTTTAAGAGATGACCTAACTTTAAATCTAGGAGTGAATTTAGTTTTTGGACTAGATTCTGAAAATAGCGATAGTAATTTTTATATCTACCCAGATATAACCGCAAGTTACCGAGTACTAGATGAAACGTTAATTGCCTATGGAGGTATCCAAGGGGAATTAATACAGAATTCTTATTATGATTTTGTAGAAGAGAATCCATTTGTCTCTCCTACTCTAACCGTGCAGCCTACGGACCAAAAGTACAATGCTTATGCAGGGATCAAAGGGCAGTTGTTGCCAAGTTTAAGTTATAATTTAAAAGCTTCATATAAGACAGAAAATAAGAAACCATTGTATAAGTGGAACCCAGAGAATACATTTCGTAATGATGAAAAAGGATACTATTATAATAATTCTTTTGATGTTTTTTATGATGACGTAAAAACATTAGGCATTTTTGCAGAGTTAAATCTAGATATAAAAAGAAACTTCTCGCTAGGTATAAATGCTGAAGCATATACCTATTCTACAGAAACAGATAACCCTGCATGGAACTTACCTAAAGTTACTAGTTCTATATTTATAGATTATCAGATAGATAAACAATGGTACATGGGAGCTACGCTGTTTTATGTTGGTGAACGTGAAGATTTACAAGCCTCAGTACTACAGAATGCAGACCCTGTAGATTTCCCTTCTACTATTGTTACTTTAAATAGTTATTGGGATACTAATGCACATGTGGGATATAGGTTTAATGAGCAATTATCAGTGTTTGTAAAAGCAAATAATATAGCAAATTCTAACTATATGAGATGGGCAAATTATCCTGTTCAAGGATTTCAGCTTTTAGCAGGTGCTACCTATAAGTTTGATTTTTAA
- a CDS encoding tetratricopeptide repeat protein produces the protein MLKKKTALLLSFIGTLHLLSAQESKIYTHDQKEYQQALTLYSNEQFQAAQAIFEKVKYSTKDPETEANSTYYVANAAVRLNQLGADKLMESFVEKYPTSTKRNSAYADVADYYFETGKYPYALKWYKRVDQNSLSQSEKDKFNFNYGYALFSSKNSKEAETYLNKVTNSPVYGSQAKYYLGFIAYQQDDYAGANQRFDQITDQKVLEEKLSYYQADLNFKLGKFEEAIALAKTQMQKGDRQEKSELNKIIGESYFNLNQYENAIPYLLDYQGRNGKFSNTDYYFLGYSYYKKGDYANAIQQFNKIIGGTNSVSQNAYYHLAECYLKLDKKPEALNAFRNASQMEYTPEIQKDAFLNYARLSYEIGNAYENVPSVLTNYLEKYPKDEHTTEIQELLVDSYITSRNFAGAMELLENNKSYASKATYQKVAFYRGVELFTNTDYSGAISVFKKSLDNAEDPKFKARASYWKAEAEYNSNLFKEALSSFAEFQKNPHAKSTPDYIDYNYSLGYTNFKLKEYVNAATNFAAYASGSTDVDKKHDAYLRLGDSYFASSKYWPAIEAYNQALEGAGSEKDYAAFQKALSYGFVDRAATKIEELNAFIGRYPKSTLKDDVLFELGNSYVRGNKEEEGLKVYDKLISEYKGSSLVPQAIVRQGLVYYNSNRSDQALVKFKTVVRDYPDTQEAVQAVTTAKLIYVDLGRVSEYAEWVRGLDFVEVTDAELDNATFQSADQKYIEGNREQALKGYQAYLKEFPKGLHALKANFNLAQLYFAQGDKDKALQNYKNVVDRGANEYGEQSLTRVCEIYIGKGSYTSALPYLEKLEATANIQQNKTFAQSNLMKGYFAQKEYTKTITYAEKVLASSKIDDRIKSDAHTMIARSAIKTNNEERAKQAYSQVLAIATGELAAEALYYDAYFKNKARDFEASNVSVQKLAKDYSAYKEWGGKGLILMAKNFDALGDAYQATYILDSVIVNFAQYPEVVAEAKAEAFRIKSKEAKSNSSVNPEN, from the coding sequence ATGCTGAAGAAAAAAACCGCGTTATTGCTTAGTTTTATTGGGACTTTGCATCTATTGAGCGCTCAAGAATCCAAAATCTACACCCACGATCAGAAAGAGTATCAACAAGCGTTGACACTCTACTCTAATGAACAATTTCAAGCTGCTCAAGCAATTTTTGAAAAGGTTAAGTATAGTACAAAAGATCCAGAGACCGAAGCAAATAGTACGTATTACGTGGCTAACGCCGCTGTAAGGCTAAATCAGTTAGGCGCAGATAAGCTGATGGAAAGTTTCGTAGAAAAATATCCAACCTCTACTAAACGAAATTCTGCATATGCTGATGTAGCAGACTATTACTTCGAGACAGGTAAATATCCCTATGCCTTAAAATGGTATAAGAGAGTAGATCAAAATTCATTATCACAAAGTGAAAAGGATAAGTTTAACTTCAATTACGGTTACGCACTATTTTCTTCTAAAAATTCTAAAGAAGCGGAAACCTATTTAAATAAGGTAACCAATTCTCCAGTATATGGCTCTCAAGCCAAATATTACTTAGGGTTTATTGCGTATCAACAAGATGATTATGCTGGAGCAAATCAGCGTTTTGATCAAATAACAGATCAAAAGGTATTAGAGGAAAAATTGTCCTATTACCAAGCAGATTTAAACTTTAAGTTGGGTAAGTTTGAAGAGGCTATCGCTTTAGCAAAAACCCAAATGCAAAAAGGCGATCGTCAAGAGAAATCTGAATTAAATAAAATTATAGGTGAGAGTTACTTTAATTTAAATCAATATGAAAATGCTATTCCTTATCTCTTAGATTATCAGGGTAGAAACGGGAAATTTAGCAATACAGATTACTATTTTCTAGGATATAGTTACTATAAAAAAGGTGATTATGCGAATGCTATTCAGCAATTTAATAAGATTATTGGAGGTACGAATAGTGTTTCCCAGAATGCTTATTATCATTTAGCAGAATGTTATTTAAAGCTAGATAAAAAGCCAGAAGCTTTAAATGCTTTTAGAAATGCATCTCAAATGGAGTATACTCCAGAAATACAAAAAGATGCGTTTTTGAATTATGCAAGATTAAGCTATGAAATAGGAAATGCGTATGAAAACGTACCTAGTGTTTTAACTAATTACTTAGAAAAATATCCTAAAGATGAGCACACTACGGAGATACAGGAGCTTTTAGTAGATTCTTATATAACGTCTAGGAATTTTGCAGGTGCCATGGAGCTTTTAGAGAACAACAAATCTTATGCAAGTAAAGCTACTTATCAAAAAGTTGCTTTTTATAGAGGAGTAGAGTTATTTACGAATACAGATTATTCTGGAGCTATCTCCGTGTTTAAAAAGTCATTAGATAACGCTGAAGATCCTAAATTTAAGGCTCGAGCAAGTTACTGGAAAGCAGAAGCAGAATACAATAGTAATTTGTTTAAAGAGGCATTGAGTAGTTTTGCCGAATTTCAGAAAAACCCGCATGCAAAGTCAACACCAGATTATATAGATTACAATTATAGCCTAGGATATACTAATTTTAAGTTGAAAGAGTATGTTAATGCGGCAACTAATTTTGCAGCTTACGCTAGTGGAAGCACTGATGTAGATAAAAAACACGATGCATATTTGCGTTTAGGAGATAGTTATTTTGCGTCTAGTAAGTACTGGCCTGCTATTGAAGCCTACAACCAGGCATTAGAAGGGGCAGGAAGTGAGAAGGATTATGCAGCTTTTCAAAAAGCATTAAGCTATGGTTTCGTAGATAGAGCAGCAACTAAAATAGAGGAGTTAAATGCTTTTATAGGAAGATACCCAAAATCTACCTTAAAAGATGATGTTCTTTTTGAGTTAGGGAACTCTTATGTAAGAGGTAATAAGGAAGAAGAAGGACTTAAAGTTTATGATAAGTTAATTAGTGAGTATAAAGGAAGTTCACTTGTGCCACAAGCGATAGTGCGTCAAGGCTTGGTTTATTATAACTCTAATAGGAGTGACCAGGCATTGGTAAAATTTAAAACTGTAGTTCGTGATTACCCAGATACACAGGAAGCGGTACAGGCGGTTACTACAGCTAAACTTATTTACGTTGATTTAGGAAGGGTGAGTGAATATGCCGAATGGGTAAGAGGTTTAGATTTTGTAGAAGTTACGGATGCAGAATTAGATAATGCTACTTTTCAATCGGCAGATCAAAAATATATAGAAGGTAATAGAGAGCAGGCATTAAAAGGGTATCAAGCCTATTTAAAAGAATTTCCTAAAGGCTTGCATGCCTTAAAGGCAAACTTTAACCTAGCCCAATTGTACTTTGCTCAAGGCGATAAGGATAAAGCTTTACAGAATTACAAAAATGTAGTAGACAGAGGCGCTAACGAATATGGAGAGCAATCATTAACTAGAGTTTGTGAAATTTATATAGGTAAAGGCAGCTACACCTCCGCATTACCATATTTAGAAAAATTAGAAGCAACGGCAAATATTCAGCAAAATAAAACCTTTGCACAGTCTAATTTAATGAAAGGGTACTTTGCGCAAAAAGAATATACAAAAACAATTACTTACGCAGAAAAAGTATTGGCATCTTCTAAGATAGATGATAGAATTAAGAGTGATGCGCACACCATGATTGCACGTTCTGCAATTAAAACAAATAACGAAGAAAGAGCTAAGCAAGCTTATTCTCAAGTATTGGCAATTGCTACAGGAGAATTGGCGGCAGAAGCCTTGTATTATGATGCGTACTTTAAAAATAAGGCAAGAGATTTTGAAGCTTCCAATGTTTCTGTTCAAAAATTAGCTAAAGATTACTCCGCATATAAAGAGTGGGGAGGAAAAGGATTAATTCTTATGGCTAAGAATTTTGATGCTTTAGGAGATGCATATCAGGCAACATATATTTTAGATAGTGTAATTGTTAATTTTGCACAGTATCCAGAAGTTGTTGCAGAAGCAAAAGCAGAAGCCTTCCGTATTAAATCTAAAGAAGCAAAAAGCAATTCCTCTGTAAATCCAGAAAATTAA
- a CDS encoding PAS domain-containing sensor histidine kinase yields MEVNHHNTSVQDLYQEIEQLKEQNKKLLLFHSSKQEIQKSYDELLLKLNTDSEVYTHTILDNMGDSVFVKDNHSRLLLVNNAFCEMFEMSQDNIIGKTLAEDVSETERDKFLEVDKQVLLDGVENISEETITLKSGGHRMISTRKTRFINTSGKKFIIGAIRDITINKKAERALFESESQLRELNITKDKLFAIIAHDLRSPFNNILTLSGLIEDAIKENDISLLGEYVSLIKTTSKATLTLLENLLTWSNAQRDQDNLQKEKLNIQDLIEEVQEFIQHLAKTKNIAIKEPNLECIKIYSDAKMLKTILRNLLSNAVKFTKSGGDIGISVIKRSDNLEFVVSDSGIGMSAKVCEQLFEAGTTISSRGTANEIGSGFGLVLCKEFVEKLGGKIWVESEIGKGSDFKFTLPVC; encoded by the coding sequence ATGGAAGTCAACCACCATAATACTAGCGTTCAAGATTTATATCAGGAAATAGAACAATTAAAAGAGCAAAATAAGAAGCTACTTTTGTTTCATTCTTCTAAACAGGAAATTCAGAAATCATACGATGAACTGTTATTGAAGTTGAATACAGATAGTGAAGTCTATACCCATACTATTTTAGATAATATGGGCGATTCTGTTTTTGTTAAAGACAATCACAGTAGGTTATTATTAGTTAATAATGCTTTTTGTGAGATGTTTGAGATGTCCCAAGATAATATTATAGGAAAAACATTAGCGGAAGATGTTTCTGAAACGGAAAGAGATAAGTTTTTAGAAGTTGATAAGCAAGTGTTATTAGATGGTGTTGAAAACATTAGTGAAGAAACCATAACGCTTAAAAGTGGTGGGCACCGAATGATATCTACCAGGAAAACACGTTTTATTAATACTTCTGGGAAAAAATTTATAATTGGAGCCATAAGAGACATCACCATTAATAAGAAGGCAGAACGAGCGCTTTTCGAAAGTGAAAGTCAGTTGCGGGAATTAAATATTACAAAAGATAAACTTTTTGCGATTATAGCTCATGATTTGAGAAGTCCCTTTAACAATATCCTCACCTTGTCAGGATTAATAGAAGACGCTATAAAGGAAAATGATATTTCTTTATTGGGCGAATATGTAAGTTTGATTAAAACTACTTCTAAAGCTACACTTACCTTGCTTGAAAATTTATTAACCTGGTCTAATGCACAAAGGGACCAAGATAATTTGCAAAAAGAAAAGTTAAATATTCAGGACTTAATAGAAGAAGTTCAGGAGTTTATTCAGCATTTGGCAAAAACAAAAAATATAGCCATTAAGGAACCCAATTTGGAATGTATAAAGATTTATTCTGATGCGAAAATGCTCAAAACTATTTTAAGAAATTTGTTGTCTAATGCGGTAAAGTTTACCAAATCTGGTGGAGATATAGGTATATCTGTAATTAAAAGATCAGATAATTTAGAATTTGTAGTTTCTGATTCTGGAATCGGGATGAGTGCAAAAGTTTGTGAGCAATTGTTTGAAGCAGGTACAACTATTTCCTCTAGAGGTACCGCAAATGAAATAGGGTCCGGATTTGGTTTGGTACTTTGTAAAGAATTTGTAGAAAAATTAGGAGGTAAAATTTGGGTTGAGAGTGAAATTGGTAAGGGGAGCGACTTTAAATTTACCTTACCTGTGTGTTAG
- a CDS encoding cell division ATP-binding protein FtsE yields MAESVLKLKEVSVFQKENLVLNDINLEIKKGEFIYLIGKTGSGKSSFMKTLYGDLPLNHGEGSIVDFDLRKLKEKDIPFLRRKLGIVFQDFKLLPDRSINNNLLFVLKATGWKDKTKMDTQVETVLDKVGMKTKGFKFPHELSGGEQQRIAIARALLNDPELILADEPTGNLDPQTSVEVMKVLQEINKTGRTILMATHDYALILKYPSKTLKCDGNKVFEVVQKAV; encoded by the coding sequence ATGGCTGAGAGCGTATTAAAATTAAAAGAGGTGTCTGTTTTCCAAAAAGAAAACTTGGTTTTGAATGATATTAACCTTGAAATAAAAAAAGGAGAATTCATTTACTTAATTGGCAAAACAGGAAGCGGAAAAAGTAGTTTTATGAAAACACTCTATGGAGACCTCCCGTTAAATCATGGCGAAGGAAGCATTGTAGATTTTGATTTAAGGAAATTAAAAGAAAAAGACATTCCTTTTTTAAGACGCAAACTTGGTATTGTTTTTCAAGATTTTAAACTATTACCAGATCGTAGTATCAATAATAATTTACTATTTGTTTTAAAAGCTACAGGCTGGAAAGACAAAACTAAAATGGATACCCAAGTAGAAACTGTTTTAGATAAAGTAGGAATGAAAACAAAAGGATTTAAATTTCCGCATGAACTTTCTGGCGGTGAGCAGCAACGTATTGCTATTGCAAGAGCACTCCTAAATGATCCTGAACTAATTTTAGCTGATGAACCTACAGGGAATCTTGACCCCCAGACTAGTGTAGAAGTTATGAAAGTACTTCAAGAAATAAATAAGACAGGGCGTACCATTCTAATGGCCACTCATGATTATGCGTTAATTTTAAAATACCCTTCTAAGACACTTAAATGCGATGGCAATAAGGTTTTTGAAGTCGTTCAAAAAGCCGTTTAA
- a CDS encoding NUDIX hydrolase, translated as MILKKENFKPDKKIKPFIGILLFLVSIILAAVTIPLGFIYGIFYNLFTKGIKGIGEYCLKIAISIDQLGNVAMQHLINTLWITPLGYKFGNRDETISSALGRNKQLETLTSFGKFIDTILDKLDPNHSLNSIDYYIEPTDQIIDKLAWIHINNYQILSTRSKGRNKYYIPGGKREGEETDHVALLREIKEELNVDLLVKTLDFLGVFEAQADSHKPGTLVRMTCYFAEYTGRLQAASEIEEFVWLNYEDKEQVSEVDKIIFDYLHHEGLLK; from the coding sequence ATGATCTTAAAAAAAGAAAATTTTAAACCTGATAAGAAAATAAAACCTTTCATTGGGATACTTTTATTTTTAGTTTCCATCATCTTAGCTGCAGTGACCATACCCTTGGGCTTTATATACGGTATTTTTTACAACCTATTTACAAAAGGAATTAAAGGGATTGGTGAATATTGTTTAAAGATTGCTATTTCAATTGATCAATTAGGCAATGTTGCAATGCAACACTTAATTAACACCTTATGGATAACTCCATTGGGCTATAAATTTGGCAATAGAGACGAAACAATCTCTAGCGCTCTGGGCAGAAATAAACAGCTAGAAACACTTACTAGTTTTGGTAAATTCATAGATACCATATTAGATAAATTAGACCCCAATCACTCCTTAAATTCTATTGATTATTATATTGAACCAACCGATCAAATTATCGATAAATTAGCATGGATTCATATTAATAATTATCAAATATTAAGCACACGAAGTAAAGGAAGAAACAAATACTACATCCCAGGAGGCAAAAGAGAAGGCGAAGAAACAGATCACGTTGCTCTTTTACGTGAAATTAAAGAAGAATTAAATGTTGATTTACTCGTGAAAACTTTAGATTTTCTCGGTGTTTTTGAAGCACAAGCAGACAGCCATAAACCTGGCACATTAGTTAGAATGACCTGTTATTTTGCTGAATATACTGGAAGGCTACAAGCTGCTTCTGAGATAGAAGAATTTGTTTGGTTAAATTACGAAGATAAAGAGCAAGTTTCTGAAGTTGATAAAATCATATTTGACTATTTACATCACGAGGGTTTACTTAAGTGA
- the ppgK gene encoding polyphosphate--glucose phosphotransferase, with amino-acid sequence MTLLGIDIGGSGIKGALVNTVTGELLTERFRIETPKSGKPEEIAEIFAKIVKHFKYQGPIGCGFPTIIKNGVCKAHGNLSKKWLGVNAEELFSDYTGLPVTVINDADAAGYATMNYGIGKGKKGLVIMITIGTGLGSGAFFNGELLPNFELGQIPYKKHDKFEHYAAASIKEKEKLSYKKWGKRFNKFLKYVEFIVSPDLIIIGGGTSKDFDEFKEYIKIDTPVIAAELQNYAGIIGAATAAFKKKK; translated from the coding sequence ATGACTTTATTAGGAATTGATATTGGAGGCTCAGGAATTAAAGGGGCATTAGTGAATACCGTTACAGGCGAGCTACTAACCGAACGTTTCAGAATAGAAACTCCAAAATCAGGAAAACCCGAAGAAATAGCAGAAATATTTGCTAAAATTGTTAAACATTTTAAATATCAAGGTCCTATTGGTTGCGGTTTCCCTACTATTATTAAAAATGGAGTTTGTAAAGCTCATGGGAATTTAAGTAAAAAATGGCTAGGTGTAAACGCAGAGGAACTTTTTAGCGATTACACAGGTTTACCTGTTACCGTAATCAATGATGCAGATGCAGCAGGATATGCCACCATGAACTATGGTATAGGAAAAGGAAAAAAAGGCTTGGTAATTATGATTACTATTGGCACTGGTTTAGGCAGTGGCGCTTTTTTTAATGGAGAATTGTTGCCCAATTTTGAATTAGGTCAAATTCCTTATAAAAAGCATGATAAATTTGAACATTATGCTGCCGCCTCCATTAAAGAAAAAGAAAAATTGAGCTATAAAAAATGGGGGAAAAGATTTAATAAATTCTTAAAGTATGTTGAGTTTATTGTTTCACCAGATTTAATAATCATAGGCGGAGGGACTTCTAAGGATTTTGATGAATTTAAAGAATACATAAAAATTGATACACCTGTGATTGCAGCCGAATTACAAAACTATGCAGGAATCATTGGCGCAGCTACTGCTGCATTTAAAAAGAAAAAATAA
- a CDS encoding LolA-like protein: MKLGLNIALVALLLLVGSCKEQPKKTETVTSKEVQEPAYHIPETWVANRVGKAKERLNATDAGKIVWSAMEAHGGLATWYNNGYLAFRFDYQPLDGSTRRNSYQTIDTWNNKARHTSYADSTAIFGWDGKEAWVKAKDSTAFEYDTRFWALTPLYLAAHPFILDGEGVNLELLPQKEYKGKLQDVVKVTFGKNVGDAPDDFYILYFDKDTHINSATRYIVSYPQYFPKGGHAPEKIMEIVGQKETNGILLPTGLKTHWLDENEEMGEYITKIEISDVTFIPEVPEDYFSKPEGAKLVPAK, encoded by the coding sequence ATGAAATTAGGATTAAATATAGCCCTTGTTGCACTATTGCTGTTAGTTGGGTCATGCAAAGAGCAACCTAAAAAAACAGAAACTGTAACCTCTAAAGAGGTTCAGGAACCTGCTTATCATATTCCAGAAACTTGGGTAGCTAATAGAGTAGGTAAAGCAAAAGAAAGATTAAATGCTACAGACGCAGGTAAAATTGTTTGGAGTGCAATGGAAGCACATGGCGGCTTAGCTACTTGGTATAATAATGGTTACTTAGCTTTTAGGTTTGATTACCAGCCATTAGACGGTTCTACGCGTAGAAACTCCTACCAGACCATTGATACTTGGAATAATAAAGCGAGACATACAAGTTATGCGGATAGTACAGCAATTTTTGGTTGGGACGGAAAAGAGGCTTGGGTTAAAGCTAAAGATAGTACAGCTTTTGAATATGATACTAGGTTTTGGGCTTTAACACCTTTGTACCTTGCGGCACATCCTTTTATTTTAGATGGTGAAGGGGTAAATTTAGAATTGTTACCGCAGAAAGAATATAAGGGGAAGTTGCAAGATGTTGTGAAAGTTACTTTTGGTAAAAATGTAGGTGATGCACCAGATGATTTTTATATTTTATATTTTGATAAGGATACTCATATAAATAGTGCTACTAGATATATTGTTTCGTATCCTCAATACTTTCCAAAAGGAGGTCATGCTCCAGAGAAAATTATGGAAATTGTAGGACAGAAAGAAACCAACGGAATTCTTCTTCCAACTGGGTTAAAAACACATTGGTTAGATGAAAATGAGGAAATGGGAGAATATATTACTAAAATAGAAATTAGTGATGTTACATTTATACCAGAAGTTCCTGAGGATTATTTTTCTAAACCAGAAGGCGCAAAATTAGTACCTGCTAAATAA